tatggtgaacacctggtaaccgacattaacaagatgcatatataagaatatccccatcattccgggacacccttcggatatgatataaatttcgaagtactaaagcatccggtactttggatggggtttgttaggcccaatagatctatctttaggattcgcgtcaattagggtgtctgttccctaattcttagattaccagacttaataaaaaggggcatattcgatttcgataattcaaccatagaatgtagtttcacgtacttgtgtctattttgtaaatcatttataaaacctgcatgtattctcatcccaaaatattagattttaaaagtgggactataactcactttcatagatttttacttcgtcgggaagtaagacttggccactggtcgattcacgtacctataacaaatatgtacatatatatcaaagtatattcaaaatatatttacaacacttttaatacattttgatgttttaagtttattaagtcagctgtcctcgttagtaacctacaactagttgtccacagttagatgtacagaaataaatcgataaatattatcttgaatcaatccacgacccagtgtatacgtatctcagtattgatcacaactcaaactatatatattttggaatcaacctcaaccctgtatagctaactccaacattcacatatagagtgtctatggttgttccgaaatatatatagatgtgtcgacatgataggtcgaaacattgtatacgtgtctatggtatctcaagattacataatatacaatacaagttgattaagttatggttggaatagatttgttaccaattttcacgtagctaaaatgagaaaaattatccaatcttgttttacccataacttctttattttaaatccgttttgagtgaatcaaattgctatggtttcatattgaactctattttatgaatctaaacagaaaaactataggtttatagtcagaaaaataagttacaagtcgtttttgtaaaggtagtcatttcagtcgaaagaacgacgtctagatgaccattttagaaaacatacttccactttgagtttaaccataatttttggatatagtttcatgttcataataaaaataattttcttagaataacaacttttaaatcaaagtttatcatagtttttaattaactaacccaaaacagcccgcggtgttactacgacggcgtaaatccggttttacggtgtttttcgtgtttccaggttttaaatcattaagttagcatatcatatagatataaaacatgtgtttagttaattttaaaagtcaagttagaaggattaacttttgtttgcgaacaagtttagaattaactaaactatgttctagtgattacgagtttaaaccttcgaataagatagttttatatatatgaattgaatgatgttatgaacatcattactacctcaagtttagtaggtaaacctactggaagtgacaagaaatgatctagcttcaaaggatcttggatggcttgaaagttcttgaagtaggatcatgacacaaaaacaagttcaagtaagatttttactcgaattaagatagtttatagttatagaaattgaatcaaagtttgaatatgaatattaccttgaataagaaagataacctactgtatataacaaaggtttcttgatcttagatgattacttggaatggattagaaagcttggaagtaaattagtaaacttgaagggatttttgaagtgttcttgaagtgttcttcctatgatgattatagcttgattcttgaagtgatttttgatgaagatgatgattaactactggaaaaatacgttcataatagtgtgtgtgtgttgagagagaattagaaagagaattggaagtgaaatggagtgaatgatgagtggtgagtggggttaaaaggagttctagttagttgactagctcatggtagaagttaaaattgattagtcatacatgacataatcaagagtggaatcccgtgctagttcctattggtatatacctatagtaagtacgttttgaagctgtgtataatatgggtaagaatacgactagaattcttgatgaaagaaaagaatgggaaagtaactgtaaccattttcgttaagtatgagtgttttgatatatgtcttgaagtcttccaaaagtattttaatacatctaaatacactacatgtatatacattttaactgagtcgttaagtcatcgttagtcgttacatgtaagtgttgttttaaaacctttaagttaacgatctcaattaatgttgttaacccattgtttattatatctaatgagatgttaaattattatattatcatgatattatgatatattaatatatcttaatatgatatatatatatacatttaaatgtcgttacaacgataatcgttacatatatgtctcgtttcgaaatctttaagttagtagtcttgtttatatgtatataactcattgttaatatacttatggagatacttaattatcataatctcatgttaaccatatgtatatccatatatatatcgtcatgtcatttttacaagttttaacgttcgtgaatcgccggtcaacttgggtggtcaattgtctatatgaaacatatttcaattaatcaagtcttaacaagtttgattgcttaacatgttggaaacatttaatcatgtaaatatcaatctcaattaataaatataaacatggaaaagttcgggtcactacatttagtacttcgtaatttgttgtagatacactgtccaagtgtatatttttattgtgtttggcaagggtaaataaagggttaagtggttaccaggtggctcattgataatgaaataatgtttaatgttttctaacatttttaaatcttgtggtctaaagtttacttatttatttaaacctataattcactcaacctttgtgttgacagtttacttgcatgttttcacaggtacttgagttttgtgatgcttccgctgtgtttagaaaagtctgcatgcatttggggcacattttatgaaacattttatgaaacttaagcttgcattctatttttgaataatttaaacttgtgggtttgttggcaatgttttgtgtcaacttttagtttattactatggttggttgttttgaaactacatattttggtttgtttcctttttggaaaacttttgaaataaaagaatgcaactttgtttatttaattcatttaagtccgatcaagctgtgggaccaactgacggatccgttaagtgttttgacggggtcgtcacacgtATCATACTTATTCTATTCGTCTCAGCTTGTCATCCCGAATACCACAGCATCTCTAAACCTCATGTGCCATCTTTTGTACGCTTATATCATGATCATAATCGAAATTATATCAATTTATTATCAACTAtcctataatatgtattatatctcTATCATTTGTTTCCTTGCCACGAAATCAAGTGTTATCATCAACTAGAATTTCGGCCCAATGATACAATTAGGGACACGGCCCAAAATGGTATCAACAATCCACTCTACAAGAAGTCCATCATGATTAAATGGCCTAGTCCGTTTTTAGTTTAAGGATATACCCAAAAATCTAACAATTCCCGTCCCATTTAGCAATATCttaatgaaagaaaaaaaatatatactccGTATCTGATATAGATAACCAGCTGGATTCCATTGACTTTCACTCATCAAACTTTATCATCATAGGTCCACCATTTTCGCTAGTTAACAAGTGGAAATCATCTTTAGTAATTGTcggcaaaaataaataaaaaagaagcACACAATAGCATATTTTAATGATTTCATTATCTTGTTCACCATTACTCATCATCTTCTTTTTCTTCAGAGAACCAtcttccatcttgtaatcttcacgGAATAGAATAGCAACAGAAACGTATGCAACGAGTACTCGGGTTTCATGGCTATAAACAGAAAGAGTAACAGCAGGACTGTAGTGGTCGTTGGTGGTAGTATTGAGTTTAGTTTAAAACAAAAAGAAAGAAGTGGTAGCAGCAGTAAAATAATCGGCTATGGTGGCGATTGCAGGTTAATTCACGAAAAATAGAGAgaggagagaagagagagagagagtaaagaTTGTGTGATCATGGTGTAAGGTTTGAATACGATCGCGAAACATAAATATAAAGGGTATTGATGATACGTGGTGTATTTGGATCAAAACAGAAACAGAAGTGAAGGTACTTGTGAAGGTTTTGATTTAAATAATACGAAATCAATAAATTATGGTATAGCAGATGGTTTGTAATGGTTGTTGTTTCGTTATATAAGTCATGGGAGAGAATGGTAGCAGCAAACAATTCATAGCAGGAGGGTTTTGGTAATGTTTGTAATTTTCATTAGGTTGTTTGGACAGGAATCACAAGAAGGATGCGAAGAGAGAGAGATGTAGAGAGATGGCATGGTTGCGGTTTCTAACCAAAGCAGTAGCTCTTAGGTGGAGGTAGGAGTGGTGTTGGTCTCGGTCGTGGTTGTGATCGCAAGATAAATAGGAGATTATAAGTTGTAGTTGTGAATTAGCTGTATAAGAGATGAGAATCGAATAATTGTAGATAGTACACATGATTTAATTGATTTTTGTTTCATATTGACATTTGAGGTCGAATCTTTCAATCAAGCAGACAAGGAGTACAAGCTCATGTATTAGATAAACAAAAAAATAAAGGTGATGTTTACATTCAACAGATTTTGGAATTGCTTGAGTCATGAAATTGACAGATACATAAATTAATTCAACAACTTTAACATAACGATAGGAATTGGAAACAGAAATACGTATAAGACTGTATATGTAGAGGTAATAACCGTATattatctgtatatgtatttatgtgTAAATCACTGTGTTTCCAAATATATAATTATCTGTATTTATTTAATCAGTTATTTACATATCAGATTATATAAAATTTCGTAAATTTTTGATAATTAACAAATGTAATTAACTTaccactattaataatactaatattcataTTACTACAATTAATCACATAAATTGtattataataattttatcaaaattcatgctagtaataataaaagtaaggattttaatgatattattaatgatactattaataacacTACATAATATTGTTAAGGGTgagaataacaataacaataatataacacttatacatatcaaatttcttatctacaaatgataatattaatgataatagtattaatattaatattgaaagaaattactaatttattataacaattatattaataactaatttaaTGCATTAGTATTACATGTTGTTGATTATGAAATAAtactatataatgtatattatataactaatattgaatattgaatttttaacatataataataattatgtatagaaatcacatatttctatttcattttaattattttatatcttaactcacatatttaatatttaatgtttaaattacattttattattttaattattattatatatgtacttacatttatttgtatatctatatttatttacaaacaatgttcgtgaatcgtcgtgaataGTCAATGGtccaatgaatatatgaacatcgtttaaaaattttctagactcaacactaaatactttgcttatcgtttcgaaatcatataaagattaagtttaaatttagttggaaattcccgggtcgtcacacacaacATTGCTCTAACTCAAAACTTAATTGACATTGATACAAAAGGGAAACAAACTCGCATCTGCGCATTAAATGGACCAAGATATCGAACATAAAGTAAACCTCCTACTAGGTTTGATGGCGTGAAACTTTTAACATCCGGTAGGAGAAACGTAGCCTTCCCTAACCTGCAAGAAATTCCAACCCACCAAACGACAACAAATAAAATTGACGAAAACCCTGACACAAAAGACATTGTAGCAACCAAAACTCAGACCACGTAAAAATATCGTAAAAATCCAATCCTTCAAATATAACTTCCAGTATCGCCTAGCAGTGGCGAATGCAGGATTTTCAGTCAGTGGTGTCAATTGCCTTTTTCAGTCAGTGGTGTCAATTGCCTTTTGAAAATAATGGGGTCAATTACCTTTTTTAGATATTAAAACTCACACTTTAAAGCTAAAATTGATTAAAACTCAAACTTTGAGTGGTGTCAATTGACACCATAACCTTCTAAATAAAAGAAATGTGAAGATATATGAAGTCTCAAAATAGATCTCGGGATGTATTACTTTATTACCAACAGAGTTTTTGATAGATCCACTACACTATTGTAATGTACAACTATTGTAATGTACAAGTAAATAATACATGGAAATTGTAGATTTATCAAAAACTTGGTTAgatttttctttatatatatatatcaaaaacttGGTTAGATTTTTCTTTATAGCAAAACACAGGTTAGAAATCATCAAACTTGCTAAAAAGTCATCTAGACCACACCCAATGGCTAAGTTAGTAACAGTCATTAAGAAAACTAAAAACGTAGTGGCTCGATACGTAAAAACATGGGTGCATCGTAATGATTCGTCTATGATTATGGTGACAAGAAAGAGTTATAGTGCAAGATGGAAAGGTGCAATGGTGAAAAGGAGTAATAGGTTGGTGATGAATAATAAACAACGTATGATGACTAAAGGTTATCGCCCCCTTGTTAGATCTAACGGTACTAAAGTTAATAGCTTTTCGAGCCCGTTGATTTATGATCATCATTTTGTTGATAAAAAGAAGGATAACGGTGAGTTTTGTGAGGATTTGTATAGTAATAATGATGAAGATTATGGTGATGGATATTGGTCTAATAGCACTAATGGTGTTGAAGACATCAAATGGGATGCTATGTTTCAAGACTTGAAACCAACTTAATTAGCTACATTTTAAGTGATTTTCATTCtcttttttcgggttttttttggTTATTGTTCAATGTCCAATAACATGTTTTTACCCTTTTGAATTTGAGCTAAGATGATCATTAGTTTTCGGCTTGGAACTGAAAAAACTGAAAAAAGATTGAACCGGGTTGATTTTGTATTAATTTTATACGAGTATTTTTATTAGTAGTACTTTTAGCTTGGTGTGAATGTATCTTTGGATATGTAACATTTGATTGATTATTTAGTTCAttgaatcattttttttttttgtaagacaATAAAGTTACCATTTTAATTGTAGTTGGCCGCTGTTTTCTAGTTGAATCTAGGGAGGCAGAAAGTCATGTGTAAGTAACCAAAGTTTTTTATTACCAAACAATATTAGGCCCACCTTAGCCACACTAAGTGGTGCACTTGGTCTGACCCATCCATATGTTTGGACTATGGTTAATATGTTATGGTGGTGGGGAGTCATGGGCCCTTCATTACCAACTAACCAATTTAGGGATGGTAAAAAAAACCCGTATTTGATGGAAAAACTCAAAATTTATTATTTTTGGAACGAGTTCGGGGCCGGGTATACCGGTCTAGGGCTAGGGTATGGGGATGTTTTTAGATTTTTATGAGATAGTTTTAGATTACTAGATCCGTATACTCGAAAAAAGAAATGAATCCATATATCTGACccgtttaaagtatatatatatattcttcttagagtatatgtatatttattgatATAAGGTGTGTGAAATTGATAATATACATGCATTAGTAAGTAAATGAGGACCCAGATACTCGTAAGAATACTCATTTACCCGCTAGTTAGTTTATAAATGGAGACCTGTTAAGTATGGGTTCGGATTTGAGACAAATTGTTTTAGTTGAGTTCGAGTTCAAGATTACCTATACCCGGCCCAATGTAATCCCTACTAACCATCCATTTGGGGTGAGTTAACCATTGATTTTGACATGTTCATTTGGCCTTTTCTATAGCATTCATACAACTCAAATGTCTTTTGCTATCATTTATTTTGGAGGATTTCTTTGATTTAGACTTCAAATGACtcaacttatataataatttttatcttaatttattcctaaatattaatatcaaaattattgaGACTAGACTAAACTTTGACAATCCTAGTCCTTATCTGCAAATAATGTTATAACTCGAAAAGCCTACTAGTGTTTCAGTTGTATTGAAAATAATTAGATCAAACATAACCTCTAATTGTATTGATACAATATCGTTTTTCATACAAAAGAATCATGGCAAATACATCTATTTTTACATAATGGATTAACAAGTGATCATGACCTCTTAAACATAAGAGCTCGGGTaataaatataacttatacataacTAAAACAACATATAGCACAAAGGTTCAAAAAGTATCCTTTAGTTGATTGTTGCGTAATCATCAACGACCCGTGCTTTGAGGCAAACGGAATGAACCACCAGCATAAAGCATTTGGTAAACGGGTCGAATTCGTAGAGTTAAAATCAAGCTCAATATGGTCCCTAAACCACATACACAAGCAAGAACAAGAAATGTGAACCGAAAACAAGCGGGACCCATGCACATAGTAGCACCTTGTCTAGCTTCTTCGGCATCATAAATGTAACCCGCGAGCATACCTGAAAATAAAAGTGCTCCAAGAGGGTTTCCTAGTTGCATAAAGTTGAATATTATCCCAAAGTTTTTCAATCCAAAAAGCTCAGATGATGTTGATATCATAATGGCTATTTGAACACCATAACACGTCCCAAGTAACGCTGTTGCAGCATAAAGCGTGCCATTTAGAGCCGATGCGTATAAAAGATATGTTAATACCATGATAACTTGTGTCACCATTGTCCAAAATGTCCGGGGAATGGCATTTAACCTGCACAAAACACCCGGGTTATGAAACCATCTATGAAACAAGATATGACAATtttgatttatttatttttgaaGGAGTTAATATGGGTTGTGTTTTATAAACGGGTCAAATTAAAATAGTTGTAAGGTTTTGCCTGTGCAGGTTACCCGGGAAGGAGGGTAATCCAACCCCATACTCTAATGTATGTAGCCCGGCAGAATTACTCACTGGCTGTTTGAACGGGTCAAATCAAGATTTAACAAAAAGGAAACAGACCAAAGGATAAAAATCACCAAATGTACgaccttttatatttttttatagatATCTTATACTAATAATGTTAGTTATTTGTACTAATCGCAGAGAgaacaaaataaaaataatttttgtaaGTCGACCCAACCTGCCCGACTGAATCTTCGTGACCCATTTAAGTATAATCACCTTGACCCATTTCGATTCGTCACTCAACTTAACTGACCCGATTTGGAAAAAAGACAAGTTTCAGCAAGAACCAATTTCGACCCGTTACTAAATCGACCAGCCCATTTTGACACCTTGGTACAAAACACCTAAATTCTGTATCACATGAATAAATATCAACAAGAATTTACATTTACATTACCTTACAAAGTATTCAGAAACAGCACCACCACCAAGCCGGCCAAGAAAATTGCAAAAACTGAATAAACTCAACAACGTGTTGGTATTATCAAAACCAAGCGAAGACCCAATCTGGGCCAAATTATTCAAAACCGTGACTCCCGAACCAACACCAAGAAAATAAGCAGTCCATAAAAGCCAAAAATCAGCCTTCACTATAGCTTCACTAAAACTAAAATCATCCCCTCTTCTAGGTCTTCGTTTTTTAGTTTTAACCGCACCTTCACCGACAGCAAGAAGCATATTCATATCAGAAATATCTTCACTTTCACTATACGTTGTAAGATTCATATCAGAAGGCGATGGCGTTAGTAAAGAATCGGTTTTTGAATCCAAACTGTCAGAAGACTCAACGGGCCGGATAAGTTTCTTTCGGGCCGGGAACAGGGTCATTTTGATTGGAATTGCAAGTGGCGATAACAAAAAAATAACCATGATAGCTATAAATGTGTAGGAAATGGTTTTATTAAGATCTAACGAGTTTTTTAGTATCGTTGTGGTTAAAAGAAAGATTGCAAGTAAGAGACTAGTCCCTTGGGTGAAAACAAAATGGGTATTTTCGGACGGGTCAATTTCGGAAGATGGTGTACACGGGCGGACATAGTACATTAATGAGAGGCATATAACAGGTATACCCAGTGTGAATACGAGTAATATTGATGAAGCTGACCCGTTTAGTAACATGGTACATATTTCGGTGAATACTGCTGCACTAAGTGCAATGTAACCTTTTAGAAGGCCGGCAACTGTGCCCCTACTTAATGGGAAGTTTCTTAAGTTTGTAACGAGAACTGCTGTCCCTAACCACGCGCTGCTGTTAGCAGCTAGTACAAGTGCGACCCAAAGCTGTAAACAAATTAAAATGGTtatcaggaacaacaacaacaacaacaacaacaaaaaaaaaaaaaaaaaaaactggctaAAAACTTAAGTATGGATCTTTTGAATTTCTACAGCCTTATTGCATGAACAGGTATTAACCAtattggggatttgaggaaagttacATTTAAAAATCCACTGTTATGTAGACCACAAAACTAGACACTGATTTTTGATGAATTTCAAGATCATGCTCCTATGTGTTTTAATTGGGGGCCAAAAGAAGGTATAATATATTTGAACAATCCAACAGCTAATCCCTAGCTTATAATAACAAGATCATAAAGCACAATCGCAATCAGGCTTAAGAACTTAAGATTGAGTAAAAAACAGAATATGCTTAAAAGTGACAAATTCAGTTACTTTACCAAAATATGTACAGTTGTGAATCAACTTTACCAAATTTGTAAATCAGTTACTTTGTTACTCACTGATTCATAGCAATCAAACCTAAATTGAGTAGTGAGTGTTAACTTCATATCTTGAAAGTTTCACTAGTTGATCAAATTCAAACTACCTAAATAAGTAGAAAGATTCAGCTTTAAGCAAAACCCAATAGTTAAAATTCAGTAATAAACAACCCCAAATAAAAAAGATACAAACTTTATCACAAAAAACAAATCTTTATCAACAAATACTCACTACCCAAATCAAAAAGACACAAACTTTAagcaaaaaaacaaaaaacaatctTAGTAATTAAGAAAGAAAGCAAAAGAACATAAAAATACTTACAACCCAATAAGGCATATTAACCACAGTCTGAGAGATAGCAAGCCAGATGACACCATAaccaaaaaaagaagaaaaaacacCAACAAGAAGCACAACCCAAGGAGGGAAATAATTACAAGCAATGCCAGGTAACACCCCTGTATTTTCACCAAAATCATTGGCAACACCAAGTACTGTAAGTTGTTGTTGTGAATACCCCAATACTGTTTTTAACGCATGAGAATAAAGTGGGAAACAATATGAGTTTCCGGCAGCTATTCCGACCCATACGGCGGCTGCAAACCCCACCCACGGTGGTCGTGTTCCGGCTTTTACGGCCTGTGACATGTTAACGATGAATGTAAGGTTATTTGATTAGATACAAGAAGGATTGAATTAAAGCGGATAGTGAAGAGTGATGTGTAATTAtgaatat
This window of the Rutidosis leptorrhynchoides isolate AG116_Rl617_1_P2 chromosome 7, CSIRO_AGI_Rlap_v1, whole genome shotgun sequence genome carries:
- the LOC139858959 gene encoding uncharacterized protein produces the protein MAKLVTVIKKTKNVVARYVKTWVHRNDSSMIMVTRKSYSARWKGAMVKRSNRLVMNNKQRMMTKGYRPLVRSNGTKVNSFSSPLIYDHHFVDKKKDNGEFCEDLYSNNDEDYGDGYWSNSTNGVEDIKWDAMFQDLKPT
- the LOC139857755 gene encoding protein NUCLEAR FUSION DEFECTIVE 4-like is translated as MSQAVKAGTRPPWVGFAAAVWVGIAAGNSYCFPLYSHALKTVLGYSQQQLTVLGVANDFGENTGVLPGIACNYFPPWVVLLVGVFSSFFGYGVIWLAISQTVVNMPYWVLWVALVLAANSSAWLGTAVLVTNLRNFPLSRGTVAGLLKGYIALSAAVFTEICTMLLNGSASSILLVFTLGIPVICLSLMYYVRPCTPSSEIDPSENTHFVFTQGTSLLLAIFLLTTTILKNSLDLNKTISYTFIAIMVIFLLSPLAIPIKMTLFPARKKLIRPVESSDSLDSKTDSLLTPSPSDMNLTTYSESEDISDMNMLLAVGEGAVKTKKRRPRRGDDFSFSEAIVKADFWLLWTAYFLGVGSGVTVLNNLAQIGSSLGFDNTNTLLSLFSFCNFLGRLGGGAVSEYFVRLNAIPRTFWTMVTQVIMVLTYLLYASALNGTLYAATALLGTCYGVQIAIMISTSSELFGLKNFGIIFNFMQLGNPLGALLFSGMLAGYIYDAEEARQGATMCMGPACFRFTFLVLACVCGLGTILSLILTLRIRPVYQMLYAGGSFRLPQSTGR